A genomic window from Vitis riparia cultivar Riparia Gloire de Montpellier isolate 1030 chromosome 16, EGFV_Vit.rip_1.0, whole genome shotgun sequence includes:
- the LOC117934106 gene encoding S-norcoclaurine synthase 2-like: MFGQVSYDVEVDVPAGDAWELYSTLQLAKVVQEGLSPMLEKVELVEGDGGVGTVLELTLAPPPGAQGPMIYKEKFTKIDNEKRIKETEVVEGGFLDLGFTLYRVCFEIVEKEKDSCVIKLKIEYDVKEEAASNASMVTSKPLEGIASVTTTYLLKMKNANAN, translated from the exons atgtttgGCCAAGTTTCATATGATGTGGAGGTCGACGTGCCGGCCGGCGATGCCTGGGAGCTCTATAGCACCCTTCAACTGGCCAAGGTTGTCCAAGAAGGCCTCTCTCCTATGCTTGAGAAAGTTGAGCTGGTTGAAGGTGATGGAGGAGTTGGCACTGTTCTTGAACTCACGCTTGCCCCACCCCCTg GGGCGCAAGGACCTATGATTtacaaggagaaattcacaaaGATTGATAACGAGAAGCGCATCAAAGAGACTGAGGTGGTTGAAGGAGGATTTCTGGACTTGGGATTTACTTTGTATCGAGTTTGCTTCGAGATTGTGGAAAAAGAGAAGGATTCATGTGTCATCAAATTAAAGATCGAGTACGACGTGAAGGAAGAAGCAGCTTCCAATGCTTCAATGGTCACTAGCAAACCACTGGAAGGCATTGCTTCGGTCACCACAACTTATCttctgaaaatgaaaaatgcaaatgcaaattaa